A stretch of DNA from Deltaproteobacteria bacterium:
CGGATGGAAATATCCGGGACGAGGCCTCGCCGGAACTCTACTCGGTGCGTCAGGAAATTCGTCGCGTGCACCAGATGTGCGCGCGCAAGGTCCAGGATTTTTTCCAAAACCGGGACCTGCAGTTCATGTTGCAGGACGATTACCTGACGATTTCCTCGGATCGGTATGTCTTGGCGTTGAAGGCAAATTTCAAGGGCCGCCTCAAGGGCATTGTCCATGATTATTCGCAGACCGGCGAGACGTGCTATTTCGAGCCGTTATTTCTGGTTGATCTGAATAATAACTTGCAGGAGCTCAAGCAGGAGGAACGGACCGAGGAGCAGAAGATTTTGCGTTTTCTGACCGGCCTGATCCGGTCCGAGCAGGTCGAGCTAGCACGGACTTTCGAGGAGCTGGTGCGGTTTGACGTGCTTTTGGCCCAGCAGCGTTTTGCCCGGGAGGGGGACGCGCGCGTCATCGACATCGCCGAGGATGCTCCCCTGCATCTGCTTCAGGCCAGGCATCCTTTGTTGGTCTTTGGCCAGGATCACGTCGTTCCCGTGGACATTGTCCTTGAAGAAGGTCAGCGGGCGCTGGTCATCACGGGGGGCAATGCCGGCGGCAAGACCGTGTGCCTGAAAACATTGGGCCTGCTTGGGCTCATGGCGCACTCCTGCCTGCCGGTGATGGCCGACGAGGGCAGTTCCTTGCCTTTTTGGAAGAATTTCGTGGTGTCCATGGGCGATGAACAGTCCATCGAGCAAAGTCTGTCCACATTCACGGCTCAGATTCGGCATTTCAGTGAAGTGTGGCCAAGCATTGACGCGCGCACCCTGGTTATTCTCGATGAATTCGGCGTCGGGACCGACCCCAGCCAGGGAGCCGCCCTGGCCCAAGCCGTGGTCGACAGCCTCCTGGATCGTCGGGCCTGGGTTGGCGTGGCCACCCATTTCCCGGCGTTGAAAGCCTATGGCTTGTCCCGGGATGGCGTGCGGGCGGCGTCGGTGATTTTTTCTCCAGAGAGCCGCAAGCCCCTTTTCAGGCTTGGTTACGACCAGGTTGGCGCCAGCCGGGCCTTGGACGTGGCTCGGGAGCAGGGGTTGCCCGAGGTTATTTTGGGACGGGCCCAGGAATATCTGTATCTGGATTCCGGTGACACAGAGGAAGTCTTTGACCGCTTGAATCGTTTAGCCTCGGCCAAGGAAGATGAACTGGCCGCGCTTGAGCTTCGAACCCGGACCCTGGAGCAGAAATACGCCCGCAAGTTGGCCGCGCTCGACGCCGAGCGAGCCCGGATGCTGACCGAATTGCGTGACGCT
This window harbors:
- a CDS encoding endonuclease MutS2; this encodes MDPRTLQLLEFPKILRHLSSFAASAAGQRACLAIVPETDLSRIAERSALVREVMRFCAVQDVRLGSFPDIDGLFEFLKNPLACLDQDGLIGLWEMLKAAAALLETLGVPGEDRYPALTSLVAGLVLPGKTWSGLRRCLAPDGNIRDEASPELYSVRQEIRRVHQMCARKVQDFFQNRDLQFMLQDDYLTISSDRYVLALKANFKGRLKGIVHDYSQTGETCYFEPLFLVDLNNNLQELKQEERTEEQKILRFLTGLIRSEQVELARTFEELVRFDVLLAQQRFAREGDARVIDIAEDAPLHLLQARHPLLVFGQDHVVPVDIVLEEGQRALVITGGNAGGKTVCLKTLGLLGLMAHSCLPVMADEGSSLPFWKNFVVSMGDEQSIEQSLSTFTAQIRHFSEVWPSIDARTLVILDEFGVGTDPSQGAALAQAVVDSLLDRRAWVGVATHFPALKAYGLSRDGVRAASVIFSPESRKPLFRLGYDQVGASRALDVAREQGLPEVILGRAQEYLYLDSGDTEEVFDRLNRLASAKEDELAALELRTRTLEQKYARKLAALDAERARMLTELRDASRRIMDEWREGRRGRKEALREMAELRDSLGAPSRDEEDLLSIQDIAPGQDLLYLPWDKRGQVLSVDGKKNRVRLTVGGVSLWVGVGDVRLADAKPRSTPRSCQVVVRRDSAPASMRLDVRGMRTDEAEAELGRFLDKALLAGRSEVEIVHGMGTGAMRRAVHESLRRSRAVSAFSLGNADEGGDGITKVVLAG